Proteins encoded together in one Chitinophaga lutea window:
- a CDS encoding tetratricopeptide repeat protein, which yields MDPMLQRAALLLRQHKYKEAEAILGRLMTERPDDVEVMAFYVDALIIMDQHEKAMKLVHTAMGLRPDFGHLYYQRARIRMHNQEPYEGIEQDLEQAIALDPLEADYFAMYALVKMDRKQFAKAQELAESALEVDPENIMALNARSMALLKQGRKEESFDTIEGAFRHDPQNAFTHANHGWGLLEKGSAREALHHFSEALRIDPNMELAQSGMLEALKARYFLYRIFMKFNFWLGNLTAKYQWGVLIGLYLAIRGLRSVIASYPSAEPFAFPVLILLLVFAFSTWIITPVSNLFLRLNRYGKHLLDGKARLSSNFVGISVLIALTGGAAWLATQSEPWQAVFFFGLTMMIPLGTMLLPERRAAVLVAYTIGMALIGVAAIATAFISGTLFNAYTGVYMVALFIYQWVANAMMIKQSNR from the coding sequence ATGGACCCGATGCTGCAACGCGCCGCGCTGCTTTTGCGCCAGCATAAATACAAGGAGGCCGAAGCGATACTGGGCCGGCTGATGACAGAGCGGCCCGATGACGTAGAAGTGATGGCGTTTTATGTGGATGCGCTGATCATCATGGATCAGCACGAAAAAGCGATGAAACTGGTGCACACCGCCATGGGGCTGCGCCCGGATTTCGGGCACCTGTACTACCAGCGCGCCCGCATCCGCATGCACAACCAGGAGCCTTACGAAGGCATCGAACAGGACCTCGAACAGGCCATCGCCCTCGACCCGCTGGAGGCGGATTATTTCGCCATGTACGCATTGGTGAAGATGGACCGCAAGCAGTTCGCCAAAGCGCAGGAACTGGCGGAATCCGCCCTGGAAGTGGACCCCGAAAACATCATGGCCCTCAATGCCCGCAGCATGGCCTTGCTGAAACAGGGCCGCAAGGAAGAATCTTTCGATACCATCGAGGGCGCCTTCCGTCACGACCCGCAGAACGCGTTCACCCATGCCAACCACGGCTGGGGCCTCCTCGAAAAAGGCTCGGCCAGGGAAGCGCTGCATCATTTCAGTGAGGCGCTGCGCATCGATCCGAACATGGAGCTGGCGCAATCAGGCATGCTCGAAGCCCTGAAAGCGCGGTATTTCCTGTACCGCATTTTCATGAAATTCAACTTCTGGCTGGGCAACCTCACCGCCAAATACCAATGGGGCGTACTAATCGGTTTATACCTGGCAATCAGAGGATTACGGTCGGTTATTGCATCCTATCCTTCAGCCGAACCGTTCGCCTTCCCCGTGTTGATACTGTTGCTGGTATTTGCCTTCTCCACCTGGATCATCACGCCGGTGAGCAACCTTTTCCTGCGGCTGAACAGATACGGCAAACACCTCCTCGACGGCAAAGCCCGGCTGTCGTCGAACTTCGTCGGCATCAGCGTGCTGATCGCCCTCACCGGTGGCGCCGCATGGCTGGCGACGCAGTCGGAGCCCTGGCAGGCCGTGTTTTTCTTCGGCCTTACCATGATGATACCGCTGGGCACCATGCTGCTGCCGGAGCGCCGCGCGGCGGTACTGGTGGCCTACACGATCGGGATGGCGCTGATCGGCGTGGCGGCGATCGCCACGGCCTTCATCAGCGGCACGCTGTTCAATGCGTACACGGGCGTGTACATGGTGGCCTTATTCATTTACCAGTGGGTGGCCAACGCCATGATGATCAAACAAAGTAACCGTTAA
- a CDS encoding ATP-binding protein produces the protein MTQSTIDSLREALRFSPDNVPLRLHLAETLLHLDRLEEAEKEFREVLAREQQVKALAGLAHVYFKKAAYATCNVILEDVLRQDPDNLDVLVLYTRSSLRENAWDNARETYQHILQLQPGFTDEELDGKLRVRGQAGPAEEADEEEISYFMQKPGVDFSHVSGMEQVKKEIDFKIIQPLKHPELYKAYGKKTGGSILLYGPPGCGKTMIARATAGQVNAPFINVGLSEILDMWMGNSEKNLHGIFEYARQHTPCVLFFDEIDALGASRSDMKQSAGRNLINQFLQELDGVENDNTGILILGATNLPWHLDPAFRRPGRFDRMIFVPPPDQPARTAMFQSKLKDRPTENIDFEQLSKITPEFSGADIEAVIDIAIEEKLEAALKEGVPQPIRTKDLVNAAKKHKASTREWFAIAKNFALYANDAGLYDDILHYLKIKK, from the coding sequence ATGACACAAAGTACAATCGACAGCTTAAGGGAAGCCCTCCGGTTCTCGCCGGATAACGTGCCTTTGCGCCTTCACCTTGCGGAAACACTGCTGCACCTCGACCGGCTGGAAGAAGCGGAAAAAGAATTCAGGGAAGTACTGGCCAGGGAACAACAGGTAAAAGCCCTCGCCGGTCTCGCTCATGTATATTTCAAAAAGGCGGCCTACGCCACCTGCAACGTGATACTCGAAGACGTGCTCCGCCAGGACCCTGACAATCTCGACGTGCTGGTGCTCTACACCCGCTCGTCGCTGCGCGAAAACGCCTGGGACAATGCCCGGGAAACCTACCAGCACATCCTGCAGCTGCAGCCCGGCTTCACCGACGAGGAGCTCGACGGCAAGCTGCGTGTGAGAGGACAGGCCGGCCCCGCCGAAGAAGCGGACGAAGAAGAAATCTCCTACTTCATGCAAAAGCCCGGTGTGGATTTTTCGCATGTGAGCGGAATGGAGCAGGTGAAAAAGGAAATCGACTTCAAAATCATACAACCGCTCAAACACCCGGAGCTCTATAAAGCCTACGGCAAAAAAACCGGCGGCAGCATTCTGCTGTACGGTCCTCCCGGATGCGGTAAAACCATGATCGCCAGGGCTACGGCCGGCCAGGTGAACGCGCCTTTCATCAACGTGGGGCTGAGCGAGATACTGGATATGTGGATGGGCAACAGCGAAAAGAACCTGCACGGCATATTCGAATACGCCCGCCAGCATACGCCCTGTGTACTGTTTTTTGACGAGATCGACGCCCTGGGCGCCAGCCGCAGCGATATGAAACAAAGCGCCGGCCGCAATCTCATCAACCAGTTTTTGCAGGAGCTCGACGGGGTGGAAAACGACAACACCGGCATCCTCATCCTCGGCGCCACCAATCTTCCCTGGCACCTCGACCCGGCTTTCCGCCGGCCCGGGCGCTTCGACCGTATGATATTCGTGCCCCCGCCGGACCAGCCGGCCAGAACGGCCATGTTCCAAAGTAAATTAAAAGACCGCCCAACGGAAAATATTGATTTTGAGCAGCTTAGTAAAATTACGCCGGAGTTCTCCGGTGCGGATATCGAAGCGGTGATCGACATCGCCATTGAAGAAAAACTTGAAGCCGCCCTCAAGGAAGGCGTGCCGCAACCGATCAGGACGAAAGACCTGGTGAACGCCGCCAAAAAGCACAAGGCAAGCACCCGGGAATGGTTCGCCATCGCCAAAAACTTCGCCCTGTACGCCAACGATGCCGGTTTGTACGACGACATCCTTCATTACCTGAAAATCAAGAAATAG